Within Pangasianodon hypophthalmus isolate fPanHyp1 chromosome 11, fPanHyp1.pri, whole genome shotgun sequence, the genomic segment GCCCAAATCCCAGTGGATGAGGTGATCAGTTTTAACACAGCAAACATTACAAATAGCATGCATGAATAGATTTAGAAATATTAGACCTATGTGGCTTCAATCACAGTTGATACAAGTTGACTAACTTTTCTAAATTCATGTTTCTGGATTCTAAAGTGAAATTCAAGCAGCACTTTTAGGATGGATAGACctatatttagacattttccaATATAACGCAGAATAATATTTAAGCTCAATATACAGTACGCTGTTCATATCCATTTGGCATAACATAAGCATTTGAAGAAAAGGCAGTACCTGGAaggaattttttaattatatgccAGATATGGCATATGATTGTCCCTTGCTGTAACCATTGCCATTTATAACTTAAATTGGACTGGGAGCTGGGCGTAATGGTGTAATGTTAGCTAGGAGGTAATTATTTAATAGTAGACCCACTACTGCTGACATTTCACTCCATTAAGAACCGTGTATAGCACTGCAGGCTCCTTGGGCTCACAATACACACAAGTCACATAAggaaaatttaacaaaatgccaaaattttgttttctgtcacattttatttagtcCAATTATAATatgattgaaaaaaatgaagcattttctagtaattcattcaaatgtaactcagaaattaaacattaaGATATTTTAACCATTGTTGCAAACCCGGAAAAAATAAGCTGTTATAAAGTCATgagtttatgtatttttttataccacagaattATTCAATGATTAATTATAGAATATTATTCAGTTGTTGATTCTGAttgtcagaaagtgttgattagttttctataactgcacagTAAGATAGGCTGcaaggtaaatcacaggtttatagtaattTGCACATTCTaatttatcgtttctatagtaacagcttacacaggcaCTTTTATGGCGGACTATCCATATAATCTacgaataataataaacagataaaatcgtattgttatttaacaagaaaaacTGTGATATGATGTagctggaaggagtctccagtgtcagggctttgtaacgtAACTgagaagaggaactaacttgtttcgtgcaCATTCCCCAACagtacatgtaactataaaaggataaaaaaaaagtacaatgtgtcattctttaataaatgagaatgtaatcatcacaccaccccgtcgctgattattttcctataatggtattttattccttagtgAATGTCCATGTGTTTCGATCATGTGTGCAGGTGGAGCTGCTCGTAATGAAAGCACTCTCAGTTGGATTGATAAAAGGCAGCATTGATGAAGTGGATCAGACTGTCCAGATGACATGGGTTCAGCCAAGAGTACTCGATTTACACCAGGTACTacaacactttatttttattttcagcactTGTCTGTAAcatttgatatatttattatgtaacactatatggctaaaagtatatggacacctgacaatcacacccatatgtacccattccaaaaccatgggcattaacacagaGTTTGTcccctttgctcttataataagctccactcttctgagaaggctttccactagagtttggagcatGGGTGTGGGGATTTgtatccattcagccacaagagcattagtgaggtcaggcactgacgtCAGTTGAGAAGGCAAAAGGACACtcggtgttcagtggggttgaggtcaggactctgtgcaggacactcaagttcttccacgcCAATCttgccaaaccatgtcttcatagagctcTCTTTATGCAcatgggcattgtcatgctggaacaggtttgggcctcttagttccagtgaagggaaattgtaattctacagcatacaaagacattctatacaattgtgggcttcaaaccttgtggcaacagcttgggaacgaaccacatataggtgtgaaggtcaggtgtccacaaactcttggccatatagtgtatatgtgtatgtgtatgtgcatttttgtttctCTCAGATTAAGGGCATGAACGACCGGTTGGACTCGTGGTGTAAAGACGTGAAGAACATGGCGGTGTTAGTGGAGCAGCAAGCCCAGGACATCCTCACTTAACACAACGTATTAATTCTATCAACATTTATCATTCCACTAttccttttttctgtgtttacaCTGCCATTGAGGACTTTCATTTCCACacttaatgttttcttttatgttttgtgctatttgagctttgtggttttttttttttataaagatgtttttctaGATGCATTCAATTAATAGAATACCACCAGACTCAAATATCTATGTATTTATCATTCCTGAAAATGCAATTTTAGTCCAGAGAAAGAAATAGTTAATTTCTAATAAATgtagtatttattataaattccTTCCATACTCAGAAATAGTCTTGTGAATTAAGGCACTGTATAAAATGTCATTGTCAGGAATTTCAGATATAATATCACTTAACTTACAGTGTGTCTATTCTTGCTGTTTGACAAGTTTTGAATTACTGAGAAAAAATTTAAACCTGGATATGGGTACATAAGTCATAACTCTTATATGCACAGTTCACCGTATATCACGTATCCCAATGTTTATGTAGTGattgaaattatttatagtCTGTTGCTGTGCAAGTCAAGGTTATTCTGCTGCTAACTGTAAATATCTCAAATATATtacagggttaaaaaaaataaattataaattgttaaattaagCTGACCAGAATTTAGACTATTGATGTACAGATGGGTGACATATTAAAGGGTGACATAAACAGTTCTGTTATGCAGtgggggggcatttatttattttactggcatGGTTTGTCTTGCTTAAAAAGAAAGTGTCACTGCAAAACAATGTTGAGGTTTTCTGTCTGATCACCTTTTATCTTTTGATGAACCATGTCTATGCTGATGGGCGTGGTTTCTTCCAGGATAACCCCGCCCCCATTCACAGGGCTCACTGAATGCTAAGATGAAGATTAAAATGATGTACATCATGTGTTATTGTCTTCACgctcaccagatctcaacccattTGAACATCTAGGAGATTTTGGAGGAACAGTGTTCATTGCTCCAGAGACATGTAGAATGTACGCCAAGGGGTATTGACACCGTTCTGGTGACTCATGATGGCCCaatgttgattttttatttttttttaaatttgtcacCCACCTGTAAGTGTACTTATATGACTGTATATTGTACAGCATCTGCATTAGTGACTAAAGTCAAACTTATAACCTGAAAGTCTGagtatgttttttatttcagtttacatttaatttggaacaatttaaaacaattaaaactcAATATTcagtttcatgttttttgtaaattatgAAATTGTATGATTATGATTTCCGTATATATCTATATTAGCAACATAGTTGTAAGATGATGATaaggatgatggtggtggtggtggtggtggtatgCTCGTTAAAAGTAATTAATCCAAGTCATTAAATCACCAACCTGCATTTTGCCTGTCGGACTGATGATACCTGTAATGATGTTTGATCACCTAAGCCAAAATTATGtatgactaaataaaaaaaaacttttagatCAACACCTAGATGTCAATGTACAGTCAAATCCTGAATATGTGAATATCCTGAATATCTTCAAGAGAATGTGAGGAGAAGTAttgtacaaaataaacatgacaCAAGGAATCAGATTTTTCACTTCCAGAATTTGTGAAATTACTTGCCTTTTCCCAGAATTATGAAAATCATTCTCAAAAGctattattttagatatttttaattttagaaaacAGTTACCTTAAAAACTGTTCTTATTCATATCTAGAAATTATTGTTGTATTTGAACAACTTTGTTGCTTCTTTTGAGTATGAGCTTGCTTTGTTGCTTCTTTTGAATATGAGCTTTGTTGCTTCTTTTCAAATATGAGCTTGCATACTTGTAAAATTcctttttcttaattttatcCAGGGAAGACGTCGCGAAATATAAATTgtgagggtgccaataattttgaaaccaatGTTCTGCAGGGAAAATGGATTTTACATGTGTACAACCTCATATTTGGTCCAAAGAAGCAAAAGTCCAAACACAACAATAGCTTCTGGCTACCAGTAAGAgcaatttatttgcatttctttttccaATAATGACAATTTGTTAGCGTTCttttggaatttattttaaatactgtgtgaaaataaaacaatacatagTCTCCACatgtttaagctcaaaatatcaatATCACTCATTGCATGTGTTATTTCTTATACATTAATTTTTGCCCATCATGAGTAATTTTGCTACATTAATGAAACTAAAGATTTTTGAGAATTGTGAAAAAGATTTTGCTCTTTCTGAGACTTGAAGTACAATTCTTCTTTGCTATTTGTCAATAATGTTATATACCTTAATGAGTTTGTGATCAGTTGtctgtgtatacagtatgtgccagAATTTACACAGTCTGTATTTGTCTTACATTGAATTAAGtgaaatatttatctttatGTGTTGTTGAAAGCGATAATGTTGTCAAGGTGAAACTGGTGGTGCTCGATCAGTTGATGTGACCTTTGTTGGGTTTGACTCTGTGACCTCTGGGGACATTTGCAGTTGCAgattttctgcaaaaaaaaaaaaagttttaaaagcattacagtgataaaatataaatctttaGCACTGTGTTTGCACATTCTGTTTTTAAGATCACCTTTTTCCCGTTTACTTTCGTTATATAatcaaaatattataaatatccTTATTTTAGTGTATGGATGAACCAATAAATGGCTCCTTTATtctcttattttctttaatgACTAAACTGacttaatattttattggctttattccaattcagtttcttttttttccttcataaaaTAGtgcaataattattttttttaaaataactaaaaagtATTACAATGACTTGTTTCTGAACaaatacataatacaaaaaaaaaaaaaaaaactggtgttgATTTcatgaagtgaaaaaaattaaacagtgttatttaatatctaggcctttctttaaaaaatcagtGTGCTGAATTAAATTCAAAGACATCGAATAACAGCATTTATGTACTATTCATGTTATTTCGTGTTAGGTGATTGATAGGTgacttttaaatgttaaaatgtttaataggTGTAGTTTATGCACATTCTGGCTGTGTAGATGCTGCATGCTTCTCAGCCTCTTTCCCTTTAAGAGCAAGGACAAGAGGAGCATCAGTGGGGGAGGGGTATAGGCTGGGGTGGAACAGTCCAGTAATGAGCACATTCTGAGCATCATATGGCTTAAGACAATATAACATCCTTTTCTTTATATGTCTCTATAACTCCCCCACACAAAAAAGACGGGGGCGTTGGGGAGGGAGCAGGATCACTCGGACATTCTTATCTTTTTTTGAATCACAGTCTTCCAGGGAAGAAGCTTCACCTCTACATCACAGCaggagcacagagagagagagagagggagaaagagagagagagacagaagcagGAGCAACGGGAGAAATGCTGTGCCAGATAGGTCTTGATAGGTGCATGTCTGATGAAAtgctgcatttttgtatttaaagcaTGATCTAGAAAGGAGGCCTTCCTCTCTTCCATAGGTTCAGGCTCCTGATATACTGTTGCCATCACCGGTGCGGCACATTAGTGGtggcggtggtggtggtggtggtgagtgGGGTGCGATGTAATGTCTGGTTGAGCATATCAATGgtgctgttgctgctgtgtgGATCTGTGTgattgtggaaaaaaacaggcCTTGTTTGCCTCCACGCAGGGAAAGCAGAGCGCCGATGCGAGCCTCTGCCTGGCGGGGCCgtgtggagagagacagagaagtaCACCATCTGCATGCCCATGGGAAGAAGCAGGCGTAATAAAGGCATCCATTACCACAGGCCCGGCACAGACAGCGAGGAGCTTTAACATTGGGATAAGAGCCTGATTAGTTGGGTTGCATCCCTTTTCCCTTTTCCATTTTGCCTTGAAAGATCCTTTTGTCTCCCTGACGAGACTCGAGATACAGGGAGGAAAGCTGCTTTAGCATTTCTGTTTATCACGGTCTTCCTTGCTCGTTTCGTGCTTTCTCTAACATTCTGAGGATTTGCCAAAACCTGTTTCATGCATGTCCACTGGAGGCAGGTTTGACTTTGATGATGGGGGGTCGTACTGTGGAGGGTGGGAGCAGGGCAAGGCTCACGGCCGGGGGGTCTGCACAGGGCCCCAGGGCCAGGGGGAATACGCAGGGGCCTGGAGCCATGGATTTGAGGTTCTTGGAGTGTATACCTGGCCCAGTGGGAACAGTTATAAAGGAACCTGGGCGCAGGGGAAGAGGCATGGTATCGGTGTGGAGACCAAAGGCAAGTGGGAATACAAGGGGGAGTGGACGCAAGGATTCAAGGGCCGCTATGGGAGGCTGGAAAGCATCGGCAGTGGGGCTCGTTATGAAGGGACCTGGAGTAATGGCTTACAGGATGGTTATGGATCTGAGACATACTCTGATGGAGGTGAGAAAAATGAATGTTACTGTTATTTCTCACTTCTCTAACCCAAAGTTGTTGCAGATTTTTAACTCATATTCACATGTATATGTTTCTAGGTGTGTCATTTTTATATGACTGCACGCTGAGTAAGCaagtgggtgagtgggtgggtgggggtgttcatatatatatgtgtgtgtgtgtgtgtgtaacatagTAAAAATCTGCTCTTGCCAATTATGTAACACTGCAGTCTGAATGGTTATGTGATTTcctaatcttaaaaaaaatgcacatttttttcagcatatGTATTTAGAAGAGCACAAATGATAATGGCTGATGTTTGAAGTGGTCTATCACCACTCCACCATCTCATCCTATTCCTCCAGCACCATCCACACCACACACGCCTCTGTACAGTCAATCACCATGGAAACCAAAAGGCAGCGGGTCATTGGGTCACCAGAGACTCCAGtgttctgaaatctgattggacgAGCTGCCATTTTCGTGATTCATTCCCTCGTGGGCCACAACTTCCGTTCATACGTGAATGCGGAAAATAGTACATTTAGGATTACAGTAGGGAAGGCATGGGATATAAAAATGTACTCGCTGCACATCCGTGACACTTAATGCATACAATTACACgttctttttatttaactaCACTAcaattaatgacattaataGAAAATAGAAGATGCATTTGTTTTAGAGGAGGAAGGGGTAGTTCAGGGGTAGTTTACTGAATATCAGAGAAAATATTACATTCGTGTATTTATCGTTTATTTTAGGGATTTCTAGAACTCATTATGAGTATCAAATTACGCAAAAAAAGTACTATTTTAGAGTGTAACCCGCTGTTTTGGGCGTAACCATTCCTCTAGTACAGCACCTTGGACAGCTTCTGGTTTCACGCCGCGCCGCTTCCGGGTGACGTCACACAAAACAAGAATTCAGTCATTTCATTGGCTGCATCCTAACGCTTCCttatccattatttaaaaaaaatcaatatagagAAATCCACACCATCGATTTGTAAGGTTCATGATTTTGCCTTGTTCCTGCTCCTCAACTGTAAATTGGAAATGATCTATAAGAATTAGCAGTTGTAGAGATATTGTAATTttcatatgaataataatacaattaaacCAACCAATGGTATTTGTTATATGTTTATTAGAAGATAATTTATTGTTCAGTGAATTAAGTAATTACCAATACCAAATAAAGAATAATTAACTGCTGATTTTAATAAGCCAGATGTACCATTTGTACCATTATTTGACGATAATGTAATATCCACCTTAGAACTTATTATTCAACAAATACTATATTCTTTTATAATTTCACTGacagcaattttttatttttatctttttttttttatttttttttttttaccaatatGGAGAAATCCACACCATCAATTTGCAAGGTTCATGATTTGGCCTTGTTCCAGCTTCTCAACTAAGTGAATATGTAAATTATCAAGCTGCTTTTATTATTAGCAGCTTTATAGACACCTTAATTTTCAtattaagaataataaaaagtaaaccGACCAATAGTAGATGTTTATTAGAAGCTAATTTATTGTTCAGTGATTTAAGGTGTTAAGACAATTGGCAACATCAGAGTAAGTATAAATAACTGTTGATTTAAAAAGCCAAATATACCATTTGATGATAATTTAATAtgcacattaaaaatattatttagccgctactatgaattattttgtaatttcacTGACTGCacttatttattgattttttattgatttttttttatcagtgagGAGAAGTCCACTCCATTGCTTCATGTGCCTTGTTCCAGCTTCTCAactgtaaattgtaaataatcTATACAAATTAGCTGCTTTAATTataacactttaaaaataacatttaatttttttaaagaatttaaaaaataacattaataataataaaagtaaacgAACTAGTGGTATAATGTAGGTGTTTATAAGAAGCTAATTTATTGATAAATGAATTAAGTTATTAAGATGACTGACAATAGGGAAAGCATTATTAACTGCTTTAAAAGCCAAATATGCCATATGATGCTAATTTAATACACACATATTATTCAGCAACTACTATGAATTCTTTTGTAATTTCATTGACTGCCTCTCTGCacttatttattgattatttaaaagaaatcaatATGGAGAAATCCACACTATTGATTTGTAAGGTTAATGATTTTGCCTTGGTCCAGTTTCTCTACTGACTGAATAAGTCAATTATCTATAGCTGCTTTAAAGAATTGTAATTTCCTTATTAAGAACAATAAGAATAATAGAAAAGTAAACCAATCAATGATTATATAGTAGATGTTTATTACAAGCtaatttattgttaaattaagtTGTGACAGTGATTGGCAATTCCAGAGAAAACATAATTAATACTGCTTATTTTAAAAGCCCAATACACCATTTAGCAAATATACATATAGAAGATATTTTAATAGGCATGTTACTACTATTATTctgtaactacagtgaaactctTAGGAAAGGTAAGTGGTTATGAGAATGAGGAACTTGGACCTGCCTGCTCCTGGGAGTTTACGGGGTTAAatatcatatacatatatatatatatatatatatatatatatatatatatatatatatatatatatatatatatatatatatatatataggatgtTACTCAAGTGCTCATGTGTCAGACCTGAGAACAAGCCAAATAGTGCATGATAGTGatgaaaaaatacacaaatgggTTTTAATCCAATTAGAAAAGATCAGATTCTGTGTTTGCCAGGAAAAGGAGAACATTGTGCCATGCTGTGTATATGGACCATGAAGCCTTGAAAGATTATTGAGTATATAGGCAAACAAGTTGCAGATATACTGCATTGTGGCCACTGTTTGACTTATTATATTATGTCTTCTCTGAAAGGTACCTACCAGGGACAGTGGTTGAGTGGTATGCGACATGGCTATGGGGTGCGTCAGAGTGTGCCTTATGGCATGGCCGCTGTCATCTTCTCCCCTCTGCGCACCTCCATAAACTCGCTTCGCTCTGAACACAGCGAGGGAGCTCCAACACCTGATGATGGCTCTGGTGTGAGTGGGGTGGCCGGCAGCCCGGTGGGACGTGGAGGCTTTGTGCTTTGTGCCCAAAGTGATGCTGACCGGCAACGGAAGAGGAAAGGGCGTTTCCGGCAGTCTATCCTGAGTGGCCTGAAATTACGCCGTTCTGAGTCCAAGAGCTCCCTGGCCAGCCAGCTAAGCAAACAAAGCTCCTTCTGCAGTGAGGCAGGCATGAGCACGGTCAGCTCAGCTGCATCAGACATCAACTCTAATGTCAGCCTTGGGGATGGGGAGACAGGAGCCAGTGTAGATGCAACAGTCACTGAGACATACATGGGGGAATGGAGGAATGACATGCGAACAGGTTGGGGGATCAGTCATCGCTCGGATGGACTGCGCTACGAGGGTGAGTGGTTTGGGAACAAGCGGCATGGTTATGGCTGCACCACCTTCCCTGATGGAACAAAAGAGGAAGGCAAATACAAGCAGAATGTTCTGGTGAGTGGCAAGAGGAAGAACATAATACCACTGCGCACCAGCAAAATTCGGGAGAAAGTGGACCGTGCCGTTGAAGCTGCTGAGAAGGCTGCAGAAATTGCTAAACAGAAGGCAGAGATTGCATTGTCAAGGTATGCACTCAGTGGCTTCTAACTCATCATGTTTCATCTTTAACCCTTAACCAAGGATATATtaagaataaacatttttatagttttaccAATTAGAGATtttaaattacttaaaaattgcaaaattaAGTTAAATATTGTGCTGAATATAACCTTTCTTAATACCACTTGATGCAGAACGAGCCATGCCCGAGGAAAAGCTGAGGCAGCTGAGGGAGTTGCACAGAGGGCCCTGGAGGAGTGTCGTCTGGCCCGGATTATTGCCAAAGAACTCTCCCCTTCCTTCCATCATTATGGAAATGGTCAGTAAATAGAAAGGTCCCTTTGATACATTAAAGTCTGTTCTGATGCACCATTGTCTTACTAACAAAATGTCATTGCGATCCACCAGGACTGGAATGCCAGAGACCAAAGCGTCAAGACAGAAAAGACAAAGAGGTGGAAGTGATCTCAACTGGGACGGACAGCCCAGAGCTCTGCACACCAGACACTACTCCTCCAGCCCAGACCCCAGACCTGAGTCCTGTCCTGAGCAaccctccatcacctccatgTACCCCACCATCTCACCGTGCCAGGAGCACCTGCTTCATGCGTCAGAGTGCTGTGGACGAACAGGGAGGGGCAGAGATTCAGGTTCTGGTTGAAGGAAGAGGCATGGACAATGGAAGAGGTGGAGCACACAGTTGGACTGCAGACATGTATCCCAACCGAAGGGGAAGCAAAGGAGACAGTAGCCGCTCTACCACACCATCCCTACTGGAGGAGGACATAGGCCACATCAATGGACATGAGCAAAACTCCTCAACACATCACTCATGGGAGAATGGCTCTTCCAATCACAAGCCCATTGAGCACATCTCCTCAGATAAGGGATGGGATCATATGCCATCCAATCAAAAGTCCTGGAAGCATACATCCTCGAATCACAAGTCCAGGGAATACACAATCTCCAAACACAGAGAATGGGAGCATGTTCCATCAAGTCACAACTCTATGGACCACAACTCTTCCAAGATCAAACCGCAAGTGCACACATACTCCAATCACAAGGCCTCGGGTCATAATTTGTCCAATCACAAAATTCATGAGCATTCTTCCTCCAATCACAAGCCAAAGGAGCATATCTCCACACATGCAAAACCACAAGACCGCGCATCCTCCCACTACAACCCTAGAGAGCATGTATCTTCCTATCGCAAATCACACGAGCATGTCCACTCCAATCACAAACCAAGCCAGACCTTTACCAATCATACAGCTGGTGAATCCAGTCTGAATGACTACCAGCCACCAGAACAAGGAGCCAAGAGCTCCAGTCTGGGATGGACTGTTGAGAACTCTTCCCAGTGGATCCCCTGCCACTCACAGCTGCCTGAGAAAGACAAGGAAAAGCTGGATGACTACCGGGTGGAAATGAGGTTCCAGCCCCTTGACTCCGTTTCGCAGCAGCACTTTGGCTCAGGCATGGAATGTCCAAGTCTCCAAGGGCACAATTCGCAGACACTACGTCAGCGGAATCATGAAGGAAAAGAGTGGAGTCTCGCAGCCAGGGAAGGATCCATGGACTCTGTGCAGATGCTGGACAGCCTGAATGTCGGGGTGGATTTGGAGGAATGGCCGTTGCACAGGGATGTCACCCTTTCTCCCCCTTTAACATCCTCTCCAATCACTCTAGAAAATGACAGAGAGCATCTGAACCTGGTCAAAACAAACTCAGTAAGTATGGCTGTATTAAAAAAGAAtggaaattaatttttaaaataaaatattccttatGTGAGCATGAATTTGTATTGAAGGACTTGGATAGCTGTGTAAGTAGAGCGGGCACTTGTAGAGCTAATATTATACTGAATCATCATCGATAAGATCATTTTCCTGATGTCAAATGAGTCATTTATCTTCAAATAATAATGTCAGGCTTCAAGGAAAAGCTCACTGtaactctttctttttctttccacagGGCTCCAGCTCTGTCCTGGTGGTCATGGTGATTTTACTCAACATTGGTGTagccattttattcattaatttctttatttaaacacaatggCCTAGAGAATGTTAATAACAGCACTTACTATTATGAAAAAGTAAGATATGCACATGCTGCACACTTAGCATCACTTCTCTATGTAAGGAACCCAGAATTTACATTAGTCAAGCCCATGTACACTGGAAAACACCATGTAAATTGTAAGTTTAGTTTGTGATTCCATTAATGATATATTTCCATTATTATCCATTAGGTATCtttgcttacttttttttccttctccataaTAAAGGCCCAGTAACAGTATTCTTTAGGAATAAAAGTATTGCACATATTTAGGATTTGAAGATACAATATTGCCTGATATAATTTGTCATGTCTTTCAGCTCGTTAACagagttatttattttccttttgaGTGCACATCtggcctgatttttttttctgaacattatGATTGTATAGCTTAGTGAGATGGTCTTGTGGTCTTATGTACAAAGATGTTCTAGCGCATGTGAGGTGGTCAAGTGCACATGGCACTGATATGTAACTAGTCAGTCCAAGACTACACACCCCCTTGAATATCCCAGGGTACTGCC encodes:
- the jph3a gene encoding junctophilin-3, whose product is MSTGGRFDFDDGGSYCGGWEQGKAHGRGVCTGPQGQGEYAGAWSHGFEVLGVYTWPSGNSYKGTWAQGKRHGIGVETKGKWEYKGEWTQGFKGRYGRLESIGSGARYEGTWSNGLQDGYGSETYSDGGTYQGQWLSGMRHGYGVRQSVPYGMAAVIFSPLRTSINSLRSEHSEGAPTPDDGSGVSGVAGSPVGRGGFVLCAQSDADRQRKRKGRFRQSILSGLKLRRSESKSSLASQLSKQSSFCSEAGMSTVSSAASDINSNVSLGDGETGASVDATVTETYMGEWRNDMRTGWGISHRSDGLRYEGEWFGNKRHGYGCTTFPDGTKEEGKYKQNVLVSGKRKNIIPLRTSKIREKVDRAVEAAEKAAEIAKQKAEIALSRTSHARGKAEAAEGVAQRALEECRLARIIAKELSPSFHHYGNGLECQRPKRQDRKDKEVEVISTGTDSPELCTPDTTPPAQTPDLSPVLSNPPSPPCTPPSHRARSTCFMRQSAVDEQGGAEIQVLVEGRGMDNGRGGAHSWTADMYPNRRGSKGDSSRSTTPSLLEEDIGHINGHEQNSSTHHSWENGSSNHKPIEHISSDKGWDHMPSNQKSWKHTSSNHKSREYTISKHREWEHVPSSHNSMDHNSSKIKPQVHTYSNHKASGHNLSNHKIHEHSSSNHKPKEHISTHAKPQDRASSHYNPREHVSSYRKSHEHVHSNHKPSQTFTNHTAGESSLNDYQPPEQGAKSSSLGWTVENSSQWIPCHSQLPEKDKEKLDDYRVEMRFQPLDSVSQQHFGSGMECPSLQGHNSQTLRQRNHEGKEWSLAAREGSMDSVQMLDSLNVGVDLEEWPLHRDVTLSPPLTSSPITLENDREHLNLVKTNSGSSSVLVVMVILLNIGVAILFINFFI